The following coding sequences lie in one Sphingomonas sp. M1-B02 genomic window:
- the mobA gene encoding molybdenum cofactor guanylyltransferase, with protein MARNPFACRSPGSRSCPLGGLNAALHHAESAGFDAVLCVPVDVHPLPENLRVLLEGAEAKAFELQHAVGFWPVRYASKLDRHLAAGNLSFRSWIGSAEAIVISDQMLALENVNTPDDLNKLIQ; from the coding sequence TTGGCCCGGAATCCCTTCGCTTGCCGATCGCCCGGCTCGAGATCTTGCCCGTTAGGCGGCCTCAATGCAGCGCTGCATCATGCCGAGAGCGCCGGGTTCGATGCGGTGCTCTGCGTTCCCGTCGATGTGCATCCATTGCCAGAAAATCTGCGGGTGCTACTCGAAGGGGCGGAGGCAAAGGCGTTCGAGCTACAGCACGCGGTGGGGTTCTGGCCCGTTCGATATGCAAGCAAGCTCGACCGTCACCTCGCGGCTGGCAATTTGTCGTTTCGAAGCTGGATTGGAAGCGCGGAAGCCATTGTCATTTCTGACCAGATGCTCGCGCTGGAAAACGTGAACACTCCTGACGATCTGAACAAGCTGATCCAGTGA
- a CDS encoding winged helix-turn-helix transcriptional regulator, which translates to MLQTKIVDRAPIVPGFTCGLDATLKIISGKWKPLVLYFLLRGPTRYGELKRAVRDVSDKVLIQQLKELESDGVLRRNDYKEVPPRVDYTLTQLGHSLAQALEPLCTWGTDNMAEMQRIFAERDSWLREKQA; encoded by the coding sequence GTGCTTCAGACCAAAATCGTCGATCGCGCTCCAATCGTCCCAGGCTTCACCTGCGGACTCGACGCAACGCTCAAGATCATCTCGGGCAAGTGGAAGCCGCTTGTCCTGTATTTCCTGTTGCGTGGTCCGACACGCTACGGCGAACTCAAGCGCGCCGTGCGCGATGTCAGCGACAAGGTGCTGATCCAGCAATTAAAGGAGCTGGAATCGGACGGCGTATTGCGCAGGAACGACTACAAGGAGGTCCCGCCACGCGTGGACTATACGCTTACGCAGCTGGGCCACAGCCTTGCCCAAGCGCTTGAGCCCTTATGCACCTGGGGAACCGACAACATGGCAGAGATGCAGAGGATTTTCGCCGAGCGGGATAGCTGGCTTCGCGAGAAGCAAGCCTAG
- a CDS encoding SDR family NAD(P)-dependent oxidoreductase, giving the protein MNRLEGKTAIITGGGTGIGLASAKRFIEEGAFVYIFGRRQEKLDAAVATLGANACAVAGSVTDAGDLDRLLDTVKAERGTLDILFANAGTGALVPLTEITPEHYDETFDINVKGTIFTVQKGLKLMGEGGSVILTGSTTGVMGTPAFSIYSASKAAVRNLARSWAQDLRGTGIRVNVLSPGPTLTELAAEVVGRDAMIEMGATTPIGHVGDPSEVAAAAAFLASSDSSFMTGSELFTDGGLAQI; this is encoded by the coding sequence ATGAACCGACTAGAAGGCAAGACCGCGATCATCACCGGCGGCGGCACAGGCATTGGCCTGGCTTCGGCGAAGCGCTTTATCGAGGAAGGTGCGTTCGTCTACATCTTTGGCCGGAGGCAGGAGAAGCTGGACGCGGCGGTGGCCACCCTTGGCGCGAATGCGTGCGCGGTGGCAGGATCGGTCACCGATGCCGGTGATCTCGACCGGCTGCTCGACACGGTGAAGGCGGAGCGCGGCACGCTGGATATCCTGTTCGCCAATGCCGGAACCGGCGCCCTGGTGCCGCTCACCGAGATCACCCCCGAGCATTATGACGAGACCTTCGACATAAATGTGAAGGGCACGATCTTCACGGTGCAAAAGGGCCTGAAGCTGATGGGCGAGGGTGGTTCGGTCATCCTCACCGGATCGACCACCGGAGTGATGGGAACGCCCGCCTTCAGCATCTACAGCGCATCGAAGGCCGCTGTCCGTAATCTCGCGCGCAGCTGGGCGCAGGACCTGCGCGGCACCGGTATCCGCGTCAATGTCCTGTCACCCGGGCCGACGCTGACCGAACTGGCGGCCGAGGTCGTCGGTCGCGATGCGATGATCGAAATGGGGGCTACCACGCCGATCGGGCATGTCGGCGATCCTTCGGAAGTCGCCGCGGCTGCCGCGTTCCTAGCATCGTCGGACAGCAGCTTCATGACGGGTAGCGAGTTGTTCACGGATGGAGGCTTGGCGCAAATCTGA
- a CDS encoding DUF6130 family protein — MEKIAMCRRTHRIPFALLAVALASPGTAQRVDPGQESTPFVPIENEPPAELFVDQPLAAPLARGSAIIPYRTKHFRVLPVFGAAAVNVSPRAGHLHVSVDDLPWRWADAGDNGAVVVNGLPAGSHKILIELATPVHGVLTGKAVTFVIPALPSGKSAAPGSGDNH; from the coding sequence ATGGAGAAAATCGCGATGTGCCGACGAACCCATCGTATCCCTTTCGCACTTCTGGCCGTCGCGTTGGCCTCGCCCGGGACTGCGCAGCGAGTCGATCCGGGACAAGAATCGACGCCGTTCGTGCCGATCGAGAACGAACCGCCGGCCGAGCTGTTCGTCGATCAACCACTTGCAGCACCGCTTGCCCGCGGGTCGGCGATTATACCGTACCGTACGAAGCATTTTCGGGTTCTGCCGGTCTTTGGTGCCGCCGCGGTAAACGTGTCGCCGCGCGCTGGCCATCTCCATGTAAGCGTCGACGATTTGCCATGGCGCTGGGCGGATGCCGGCGACAACGGCGCCGTTGTCGTGAATGGCCTCCCTGCCGGATCGCACAAGATACTGATCGAACTCGCAACACCCGTGCACGGCGTTCTGACGGGTAAGGCAGTGACCTTCGTAATCCCTGCCCTGCCGAGCGGGAAGTCGGCCGCCCCCGGTTCGGGCGACAATCATTGA
- a CDS encoding cupin domain-containing protein: protein MKYSKGILLAAALIAIAATAGGQVISADVSRTDLQRHDLSIPGRETIQARIDIAPGATAPWHRHPGEEVIYLLEGALEYQLEGQKPVTLKPGDVLFVPDGVAHTARNTGSTNGAELATYIVEKGKPLLVLAPEIGKR, encoded by the coding sequence ATGAAGTACTCAAAGGGGATTTTGCTTGCCGCCGCTCTCATCGCAATCGCTGCTACAGCGGGCGGCCAAGTCATTTCCGCGGATGTCTCGCGCACCGACTTGCAGCGTCACGATCTTTCGATACCGGGCCGCGAGACCATCCAGGCGCGAATTGACATTGCCCCCGGCGCCACTGCTCCGTGGCACCGTCATCCCGGGGAGGAAGTGATCTACCTACTCGAAGGTGCGCTGGAATATCAGCTTGAGGGACAGAAGCCGGTCACTCTCAAACCGGGTGACGTCCTCTTCGTACCCGATGGCGTGGCGCATACGGCGCGCAACACCGGCAGCACCAATGGCGCGGAATTGGCCACATACATCGTCGAAAAGGGCAAGCCCTTGCTCGTCCTAGCGCCTGAAATTGGCAAGCGCTGA